The following coding sequences lie in one Mercenaria mercenaria strain notata chromosome 5, MADL_Memer_1, whole genome shotgun sequence genomic window:
- the LOC128557430 gene encoding metalloproteinase inhibitor 2-like — MEAKILLGFLVFATLCHLGYSCSCLPMSFTKKYCDADFVAKVRVRSNLKNPSGQQDFNDFYNIRRIGAPWKGSVKRRTRVYTASNDAMCGVYLQKGKKYLLAGNMVGNKLRINLCSSIYERTPLSRQIRKMKKNRRLCIPTIFNANKFRAARTSGK, encoded by the exons ATGGAAGCAAAAATATTGCTAGGATTTCTAGTGTTTGCGACTTTATGCCATCTTGGATATTCGTGTTCATGTTTGCCTATGAGTTTTACGAAGAAGTATTGCGATGCCGACTTCG TTGCAAAAGTTCGAGTAAGAAGTAATCTGAAAAACCCCAGTGGGCAACAGGACTTCAACGACTTCTACAATATACGGAGGATAGGTGCTCCTTGgaaa GGTTCTGTCAAACGAAGAACTCGCGTGTATACAGCCAGCAATGATGCAATGTGTGGCGTATACTtgcagaaaggaaaaaaataccTACTTGCAG GTAACATGGTTGGAAATAAATTGAGAATTAACCTGTGCTCGTCTATATATGAAAGGACACCACTGTCACGGCAGAtcagaaaaatgaagaaaaacagaCGACTTTGCATACCTACTATTTTTAATGCAAACAAG TTTAGGGCGGCGAGGACAAGCGGAAAATAG